Below is a window of Halolamina sp. CBA1230 DNA.
CGGGAGCAGCGGCACGCCGGCGACGGGGACGAAGTCGCTCCAGCTCGCGTTGTCGAGGTGGCCCATCAGCCAGTAGACGACCCGGCGCATGCTCTCGCCGGACTGCAGCAGGAGAAACGAGGTGACCGCCCCCAGCAGCGTCTGGACCGCGACGCCCGCGAGCAGCAGCGTCGCCACCGGCGTCCTCCCACCCTCGGTCGCGACGGCGTAGACGCCGAACGCCGTGATCAGCGCGCCCGCGAACGCCGCGGGTTCGAGCCCCAGCCCGAACGGGATCGCCGCCGGCGCGACGATCGAGGCGACCGCCCCCACCGCCGCACCGGAGGAGACGCCGATGATCGACGGGTCGGCCATCGGGTTCCGGAAAAAGCCCTGCATCACCGTTCCGGCGGCGCCGAGCGCGAACCCCACGAGCGCGCCGAGGGCGATCCGGGGTAGCCGGATGCGCATCACGATCGCGCGGTGGGAGTCACGCAGCGGGAACGCGAGCGGGTGGCGCCAGGCAAGCTCGCCGCCGACGAGGGTCGGCACCGCGATCGCCTCCAGCACGGCTTTGACGACCGTCTCGGCGGGCACCGACACCGGGCCGATCCCGGCGCTGACGACCATCACGCCGGCGAGTGCTGCCGCCAGCCCCGCCGACCAGCCGGTCGCGCGTCGTGCCACGCTCATACACACAAAGCTGAGTTGGGTTAGACAAATACTTGTTGCACTAGCCGCCAGATGCAGTCGATGCGAACGCGCACGACGCTGTTGATCGTACTGTGTACACTGCTTGCGGGCGTCGCGCCCGCCGGCGCGGTCGGCGCCGAGGCGCCGACGACCCACGCCGTCGACGACGCGGCGTTCCAGCAGGAGGCGCCGGAGTGTTCCTACCCGTTTACGGCGACCGACGCCACCGGGACCGAGGTGACCGTCGAGGAGGCGCCCGAGACGGTGACGACGCTGGGACCGAGCGAAGCCCAGACCATGTGGGAGATCGGCGGGAAGGAGCAGGTCGTCGGCCTGGGCAGTAACGCCGACTACCTCGCCGGCGCCGACAGCCGGACCAACGTCTCCGCCAGCGGCTTCGGTTACAGCACCGAGGTCGTCGTCGGCACCGAAGCGGATCTGGTGCTCGCGGCCAACATCGTCCCACCGGAGACCGTGACCGCGCTGCGGGACGCCGGGATGACGGTGTACAAGTTCCGTGCCGCCTCCTCGATCGAGGACGTGGCGAACAAGACGACGTTGGTCGGCCAGCTCACCGGCAACTGTGAGGGCGCAGCCGAGACCAACGAGTGGATGACCGCGAACGTCGAGACCGCACAGGATGTGACCGCCGACGTGGACCGCCCCGAACTGCTGGTCCCGCTGGGCGCCTCCTCGCTCGCGGGCGGGGGCACGTTCATCAACTCGATGGTCGAGGCCGCAGGCGGCACCAACCTCGCCGTCGAGGCGTTCAACAGCTCCTACCCCTACCAGGTCTCCGACGAGACCATCGTCGAACTGAACCCCGAGATGCTCGTGCTGCAGGAGGGCTCCGAGGACCTGATCGATCAGCAGCCCTACTCCGTGACGACCGCCGGCGAGAACGACGCCAGCGTGATCGTGAACGGTGACTACCTGAGCCAGCCCGCCCCGCGCTCGGTGGTGTACACCACCCGGAACCTGACTGAAGGGTTCCATCCCGACGCGGCCGCGAGCGCGGAGTGGACGACGCGGAGCGACGTGAGCGTCGAGTCCGGGACGGCGACTGCGACGGCAACGGCGACCGCGACGGGAGCGGTGACCGAGACGACCGAGGCCACGCAGACGACCCCCGAGACGAACACGACGACCGAGGCGCCCGGCTTCGGTGCGGGTGCTGCCGTCGCCGCCCTCGGTGCGGGCGCGGCGCTACTCGCCCGACGCGACTGAGCGGCACCAAAACCGCTTTCCCGGCCGACGGCTTCTTCTCTCGCATGATCGAGAACGTCGTCTACCCCGCGTACCTCGACGCGGCGTACAGTCGCTCGGAGGGCCGGCGCGTGCCCGAGGGCGAGGCGGTCGAGGACCCCACCGTCGACGAGATCGCGAAGGCGGTCCAGCAGGTGGGGTACGACGCGGTCGTCGAGCGGGACAAAACCTACTCCCGGGAGTACGAACAGCGCGGACGCGTGCTCGTCCAGGGCGCCGACGACGCGTCGAAGAACGATCTCGTGCAGGCGATCGCGGCGTACGTCGCGATCCTGCGGGACTGATGGAGCGAGTCGGTACGGTCTCCCGGACCGCACAGGGGCTCGCGATCGCGCGCTGTCCGGACGCTGACCATCCCCCGATCGGCCGCACGGTCGTCGACGAGAGCCTCGACACGGTCGGGCGCGTCGTCGACGTGTTCGGTCCCGTCGACCAGCCGTACGTCGCCGTGACGCCGAACGACCGCTCGGGGCTGGCCGCGCTCGTGGGCCAGAAGCTGTACGCCCGCTGACGCGGCGGGACCACAACGGCCAAACGGCTCCCGGGAGAACTGCGGGCAATGAGTTCCCGTGCGTTCCGTGGGACGGCCGCTGCCGCCCTCGTCTTCCTGCTCGTCCAGCTGGGCGCGCTGGCGCTGGTGCCCTCCTTCGAGGCCAGCGGCTATCAGCAGTTCGAGAACCCACAGGACCCGACGAACAGCCTCGTCTACATCCTGCTGATCCTGGTGATGACCGGGCTGATGCTCGCGGCGTTCAAGTACGACTTCGACTGGGTCGTCCGCGCCTTTGTCGTGTTCACGAGCGGCCTGCTGGGCTGGTACGTGCTGGGGGTGTTCCTCCCCGACGTCGTCGCGATCCCGCTGTCGGCGCTGATCGCGGTCGCGCTCTGGGTGTACCCGGAGTGGTACGTCATCGACGCCGCCGGGGTGGTGATGGGCGCCGGCGCGGCCGGGCTGTTCGGCATCAGCTTCGGCATCCTCCCGGCGATCCTCCTGCTCGCGGTGCTGGCGGTGTACGACGCCGTCTCGGTGTACGGCACCGAGCACATGCTCGACCTCGCTGAGGGCGTGATGGATCTCCGGATCCCGGTGGTGCTGGTGATCCCGCTCACGCTGGGGTTCTCGATCCTGCCCGAGGACGGCGACGGCGCCGAGAGCGACGGCGGGACCGAGGAGGGCGACCGGAGCGACGACGAGGGAAGCGAGGTCCAGGAGGCTGTCTCCGACGAGTCAGCCGTCGAGGGCGAGGCGCCGGACGTGGCCGACCGCGACGCCTTCTTCATCGGTCTCGGCGACGCCGTGATGCCGACGGTGCTCGTCGCTAGCGCCGCGCACTTCTCGCCCGCTGCGCC
It encodes the following:
- the btuC gene encoding vitamin B12 ABC transporter permease BtuC produces the protein MSVARRATGWSAGLAAALAGVMVVSAGIGPVSVPAETVVKAVLEAIAVPTLVGGELAWRHPLAFPLRDSHRAIVMRIRLPRIALGALVGFALGAAGTVMQGFFRNPMADPSIIGVSSGAAVGAVASIVAPAAIPFGLGLEPAAFAGALITAFGVYAVATEGGRTPVATLLLAGVAVQTLLGAVTSFLLLQSGESMRRVVYWLMGHLDNASWSDFVPVAGVPLLPLFVLCCFLVLLAYARDLNVLLLGEEEAGGLGIEVERTKRLLLAISAVITGAGVAVSGVIGFVGLIVPHVMRLVVGPDHRILLPTAALTGSAFLVAADTAARSAPQELPVGIVTAAVGAPFFLFLLRKRRVHEL
- a CDS encoding PGF-CTERM-anchored ABC transporter substrate-binding protein; the encoded protein is MRTRTTLLIVLCTLLAGVAPAGAVGAEAPTTHAVDDAAFQQEAPECSYPFTATDATGTEVTVEEAPETVTTLGPSEAQTMWEIGGKEQVVGLGSNADYLAGADSRTNVSASGFGYSTEVVVGTEADLVLAANIVPPETVTALRDAGMTVYKFRAASSIEDVANKTTLVGQLTGNCEGAAETNEWMTANVETAQDVTADVDRPELLVPLGASSLAGGGTFINSMVEAAGGTNLAVEAFNSSYPYQVSDETIVELNPEMLVLQEGSEDLIDQQPYSVTTAGENDASVIVNGDYLSQPAPRSVVYTTRNLTEGFHPDAAASAEWTTRSDVSVESGTATATATATATGAVTETTEATQTTPETNTTTEAPGFGAGAAVAALGAGAALLARRD
- the srp19 gene encoding signal recognition particle subunit SRP19; the encoded protein is MIENVVYPAYLDAAYSRSEGRRVPEGEAVEDPTVDEIAKAVQQVGYDAVVERDKTYSREYEQRGRVLVQGADDASKNDLVQAIAAYVAILRD
- a CDS encoding H/ACA ribonucleoprotein complex subunit GAR1, with amino-acid sequence MERVGTVSRTAQGLAIARCPDADHPPIGRTVVDESLDTVGRVVDVFGPVDQPYVAVTPNDRSGLAALVGQKLYAR
- a CDS encoding presenilin family intramembrane aspartyl protease PSH — protein: MSSRAFRGTAAAALVFLLVQLGALALVPSFEASGYQQFENPQDPTNSLVYILLILVMTGLMLAAFKYDFDWVVRAFVVFTSGLLGWYVLGVFLPDVVAIPLSALIAVALWVYPEWYVIDAAGVVMGAGAAGLFGISFGILPAILLLAVLAVYDAVSVYGTEHMLDLAEGVMDLRIPVVLVIPLTLGFSILPEDGDGAESDGGTEEGDRSDDEGSEVQEAVSDESAVEGEAPDVADRDAFFIGLGDAVMPTVLVASAAHFSPAAPLDLGIDFALNLPALTAMVGTFLGLFVLLRMVFAGRAHAGLPLLNGGAIGGYLLGSVAAGVPILTALGL